A window of Cryptomeria japonica chromosome 3, Sugi_1.0, whole genome shotgun sequence contains these coding sequences:
- the LOC131874138 gene encoding uncharacterized protein LOC131874138 — protein sequence MFEVNSQNVERENFDTQNIFDPSQILLPPMSKWLERTIVLDLDNTLVNATLSRPSKYDFTISVEHSDEKTLTYYVQRRFGINLLFFYLKIYKYEIIIFTSASKEYTDAILKGFNMDGGVDHCLYRDSCSSVLGRWVKDLRKLGRDMKKVFLADDCPDSYQLHPENGFLVKPFLGSSHDRELMRVVDVARRAAQCEDVREALIHCSEIERVTAGKQERENVTPREQESEGSKKGVDMAQPTDRERESPEVGVCRNQSKGKVKQYSKLGVGRFQPKELASKNSKDSKNMAKFKEKKGVILKAAGKRVQRREQ from the coding sequence ATGTTTGAAGTCAATTCTCAAAATGTTGAACGAGAAAACTTCGATACTCAAAATATATTTgatccttctcagattcttctcccaCCAATGTCAAAATGGCTTGAGAGAACAATTGTGTTGGATTTGGACAACACCCTTGTCAATGCAACCTTATCTCGCCCTTCTAAATACGACTTCACCATTTCTGTTGAGCACAGTGATGAGAAAACATTAACTTATTATGTGCAGCGGAGATTTGGTATCAATCTCCTCTTCTTTTACTTGAAGATTTATAAATATGAAATCATAATATTTACATCAGCCAGTAAGGAGTATACAGATGCTATTTTAAAGGGATTCAACATGGATGGAGGTGTTGATCACTGTCTTTATAGAGATTCTTGCAGTTCAGTGCTTGGGAGATGGGTGAAAGACCTTAGAAAGCTTGGCAGGGATATGAAGAAAGTTTTTCTGGCAGATGATTGTCCTGATTCCTACCAACTCCATCCAGAAAATGGGTTTCTTGTGAAGCCATTTTTGGGCTCCTCACATGACAGGGAACTAATGAGAGTTGTGGACGTGGCCAGAAGGGCAGCACAATGTGAAGATGTAAGAGAAGCTCTAATACATTGCTCTGAGATTGAAAGGGTTACAGCAGGGAAACAAGAAAGAGaaaatgttacaccaagggaacaAGAAAGTGAAGGTTCAAAAAAAGGTGTTGATATGGCTCAACCTACAGATAGAGAAAGAGAGTCTCCGGAAGTTGGTGTTTGTAGAAATCAATCTAAAGGAAAAGTGAAGCAATATTCTAAACTCGGTGTTGGAAGGTTCCAGCCTAAGGAACTAGCCTCTAAAAATTCTAAGGATAGTAAGAACATGGCTAAATTTAAAGAGAAAAAAGGAGTAATATTGAAGGCTGCTGGTAAACGTGTTCAAAGAAGAGAACAATAG
- the LOC131874137 gene encoding probable phosphatase PSR2, with protein MDPIRFEPERRNSNGDVANAEEPLQVERRYSPSLGKDRFKEPPKQTSNVGVQNEEPGRGTSDTGVQWRQLEKKAFSAELDSVQPDELERGRSEVGLNRIENSAVEMKTSHVDFLLLDDNFKGIEPKRDNMNVLEQETSQGSQSMDIVMSEKLNSDTSKMSLEGDNMNIFEQETSRGNQHMDMAMLEKLHLESSKISLDGFKRRKHEPNPDIVRPDGCCSNNFQLSGEDDCKASNDTFQPREDKLESSSSTPDVSHDNIQSTESKESGTARDSSCTMCSKDLEKGNCIDGVDMLNHDELEQGTSNVSIHSFQSSDSEAEETSNISIDSFETSDSEGDSFKPKPSDSKVAEICTQCPYRVNYNDPNEEDSRFGLDVVFSKQPKKERSICSPYTVQPTEQKGESPKSSLPFKKEKKTIVLDLEGTLIKSSISYCTLPSYDFFVDFHDLPVSKYVLKRPGMDEFLSKLAKKYELVVFTESPRETTECILDRLDINHHITWRFYGDSCKSIDGNFVVKDLRVLGKDLGSVIIIDDNPLCYGMQPRNAVAIKSFEGKMDDRELYKLLPFFDLLHNYRDVRTAVKKNHKVVDY; from the coding sequence ATGGACCCCATCAGGTTTGAACCTGAAAGACGAAATTCTAATGGTGATGTGGCTAATGCCGAAGAACCTTTACAAGTAGAAAGAAGGTACAGTCCTAGTCTTGGTAAGGATCGATTTAAAGAGCCACCAAAACAAACCTCTAATGTTGGGGTTCAAAATGAAGAACCTGGAAGAGGGACTTCTGATACTGGGGTTCAATGGAGACAACTAGAAAAGAAAGCTTTTAGTGCTGAACTTGACAGTGTTCAACCTGATGAACTAGAAAGGGGAAGATCTGAGGTTGGCCTCAACAGGATTGAAAATAGTGCAGTAGAAATGAAGACATCTCATGTTGACTTTCTTCTATTGGATGACAATTTTAAGGGTATAGAACCCAAAAGAGATAATATGAATGTCTTAGAacaagagacttcccaaggtagCCAGAGTATGGATATAGTAATGTCAGAAAAATTAAATTCAGATACATCCAAAATGAGCCTAGAAGGAGATAATATGAATATCTTTGAACAAGAGACTTCTCGTGGTAACCAGCATATGGATATGGCGATGCTAGAAAAGTTACATTTGGAGAGTTCCAAAATCAGCCTTGATGGGTTTAAACGAAGAAAGCACGAACCCAATCCCGATATAGTTCGCCCTGATGGTTGTTGCTCTAATAATTTTCAGCTTAGTGGAGAAGATGATTGCAAAGCTAGCAATGATACTtttcaacctagagaagacaaacTAGAGTCTTCTAGTTCTACACCTGATGTTAGCCATGATAACATTCAATCTACTGAGTCAAAAGAATCAGGGACTGCTAGAGATAGTTCTTGCACTATGTGCTCTAAAGACCTAGAAAAAGGGAATTGCATAGATGGTGTTGACATGCTTAATCATGATGAACTAGAACAGGGGACTTCTAATGTTAGCATTCATAGCTTCCAGTCTAGTGACTCAGAAGCAGAAGAAACTTCTAATATTAGCATTGATAGCTTCGAAACTAGTGACTCAGAAGGTGATAGCTTCAAGCCTAAGCCTAGTGACTCAAAAGTAGCAGAAATTTGTACACAGTGTCCTTACAGGGTGAATTATAATGACCCAAATGAAGAGGATTCTAGATTTGGCCTTGATGTTGTTTTTTCTAAACAACCAAAAAAAGAGAGATCTATATGTAGCCCTTATACTGTTCAACCAACAGAACAAAAAGGAGAGAGTCCGAAATCTTCTTTGCCattcaaaaaggaaaagaaaactaTTGTGTTAGATTTGGAGGGCACCTTAATAAAGAGCAGCATCTCCTATTGCACTCTTCCAAGCTATGACTTTTTTGTTGATTTCCATGACCTTCCAGTTAGCAAGTATGTTTTGAAAAGGCCCGGTATGGATGAGTTCTTATCCAAGTTGGCCAAAAAATATGAACTTGTTGTTTTCACTGAATCACCCAGAGAAACTACTGAATGCATTCTGGACAGATTAGATATTAACCATCACATTACTTGGCGTTTTTATGGAGATTCATGCAAATCCATCGATGGTAATTTTGTAGTGAAAGATCTCCGTGTTCTTGGGAAAGACTTGGGGAGTGTAATTATAATTGATGATAAcccattgtgttatggtatgcagcCTCGAAATGCAGTTGCTATAAAATCTTTTGAGGGTAAAATGGATGACAGAGAATTGTATAAACTTTTACCGTTCTTTGATTTATTACACAATTACAGAGATGTAAGAACTGCCGTTAAGAAGAATCACAAGGTGGTTGACTATTAG